From the genome of Parazoarcus communis, one region includes:
- a CDS encoding CaiB/BaiF CoA transferase family protein has translation MQTQPLSGLRILDLTRLLPGPLATQHLADYGAEVIKIEDTGAGDYARTMGAMAGDSSYFYQVVNRNKQSLRLDLKQEAGRALFLRLVETADAVVEGFRPGVMDKLGLGYAQLAAINPRLVFCSITGYGQTGPYALRAGHDINYIGYAGVLDQTGAAGGAPAISNLQIGDLLGGTMAAVVGMLVALLEARNSGRGRHVDVAMTDAALAHAIFPLVEVLARGAVRPRGEDLLTGGVPCYGVYETADGRHMAVGALEEKFWHLLCDALDRPDLKPAHLDTGAAGAAARKALSAIFRSRRQCDWAALFDRIDCCVTPVLRLEESMANPQVQARGMVVEVGGVRQFGPPVKLSGHVPPTPSPAPGAGADTDALLSGLGLDIEEIRRLRDAGVI, from the coding sequence ATGCAAACTCAACCGCTGTCCGGTCTGCGCATCCTCGACCTCACCCGGCTTCTGCCCGGCCCGCTGGCAACCCAGCATCTGGCTGACTACGGCGCCGAGGTCATCAAGATCGAGGATACTGGTGCGGGCGATTACGCCCGCACGATGGGGGCGATGGCCGGCGACAGCAGCTATTTCTACCAAGTGGTCAATCGCAACAAGCAGAGCTTGCGCCTCGACCTCAAACAGGAGGCTGGCCGGGCGCTGTTCCTGCGTCTGGTGGAGACGGCCGATGCGGTGGTCGAAGGCTTTCGGCCCGGGGTCATGGACAAGCTCGGACTCGGCTATGCGCAACTGGCCGCAATCAATCCGCGCCTGGTGTTCTGCAGCATCACCGGTTACGGGCAGACCGGGCCCTATGCGCTCAGGGCGGGGCACGACATCAACTATATCGGCTACGCCGGCGTGCTCGACCAGACTGGTGCGGCCGGGGGCGCGCCGGCGATCTCAAATCTGCAGATCGGCGATCTGCTGGGCGGGACGATGGCGGCCGTGGTCGGCATGCTGGTCGCGCTGCTCGAAGCGCGCAACAGCGGGCGTGGCCGTCACGTCGATGTGGCAATGACCGATGCCGCGCTCGCGCACGCAATCTTTCCGCTGGTCGAGGTGTTGGCGCGGGGCGCAGTCCGTCCGCGCGGAGAGGATCTGCTCACCGGGGGTGTGCCGTGCTACGGCGTGTATGAAACCGCAGATGGCCGCCATATGGCGGTCGGTGCGCTGGAGGAAAAGTTCTGGCACTTGCTGTGCGATGCACTCGACAGGCCAGATCTCAAGCCGGCCCATCTCGATACCGGGGCTGCCGGCGCTGCTGCACGCAAGGCGCTGTCGGCGATCTTTCGCAGTCGCAGACAGTGCGACTGGGCGGCTCTGTTCGACAGGATCGATTGCTGCGTGACCCCGGTGCTGCGCCTCGAGGAGAGTATGGCGAACCCGCAGGTGCAGGCGCGCGGCATGGTGGTGGAGGTTGGTGGCGTGCGCCAGTTCGGCCCGCCGGTGAAGTTGTCCGGCCATGTGCCGCCCACTCCGTCGCCCGCACCGGGCGCCGGTGCAGATACCGACGCGCTGCTGTCGGGTCTGGGGCTGGATATCGAGGAAATCCGCCGCCTGCGAGACGCAGGCGTGATCTGA